A section of the Nitrospiria bacterium genome encodes:
- a CDS encoding CBS domain-containing protein, with amino-acid sequence MSLAHLMNREMKTISNTTTIQEAARIMGVQKIGSLFVEKDGHLAGILTETDIVRKAAAKGLDLKKETVDSISSKPIISIEIVRSPQDAFDLMGELRVRHLGVTERGKIVGVMSVRDLLVHFKKQSEPRMGID; translated from the coding sequence ATGTCCTTGGCCCATTTAATGAATCGAGAGATGAAAACGATTTCCAACACTACGACGATCCAGGAAGCGGCGCGGATCATGGGGGTCCAGAAAATCGGCTCGCTGTTCGTGGAAAAAGACGGCCACTTGGCGGGAATTCTGACCGAGACGGACATCGTCCGCAAGGCCGCGGCCAAGGGACTCGATCTCAAGAAAGAGACGGTGGATTCCATCAGCAGCAAACCGATCATCTCGATCGAGATCGTCCGGTCGCCCCAGGATGCGTTCGATCTCATGGGCGAGTTGAGGGTGAGACATCTGGGGGTCACCGAGCGCGGGAAGATCGTCGGAGTCATGTCGGTCCGCGACCTGCTGGTCCATTTCAAGAAACAAAGCGAGCCGCGCATGGGGATCGACTAA